The following coding sequences are from one Candidatus Nanopelagicus hibericus window:
- a CDS encoding beta-class carbonic anhydrase, with protein MSSFDDIFAANAEFINGFKSQELTGEAKKGLAIITCMDSRIDPLRIVGMRAGDAKILRNAGARVTEDVLRTLILATTLLNVDRILVMPHTDCRMASGTEDEIHKTIFEKSGIDTRSVEIRTVTDQVAALKSDLVRIEQFPMLPKGVQVIGGIYDVKTGELKKI; from the coding sequence ATGAGCTCATTTGATGACATATTTGCCGCAAATGCTGAGTTTATTAACGGGTTTAAATCCCAAGAGTTAACTGGTGAGGCTAAAAAAGGTTTAGCAATTATTACCTGTATGGACTCACGAATTGACCCACTTCGGATAGTTGGCATGAGGGCTGGAGATGCCAAGATCTTAAGAAATGCCGGAGCTAGGGTGACTGAGGATGTGCTCAGAACTTTAATCTTGGCTACCACCTTACTTAATGTTGATCGCATCTTGGTAATGCCACATACTGATTGTCGAATGGCAAGTGGGACAGAGGATGAAATACATAAAACAATTTTTGAAAAAAGTGGGATTGATACCAGAAGTGTTGAGATAAGAACTGTGACTGATCAGGTAGCGGCACTAAAATCTGATTTGGTAAGAATCGAACAATTTCCGATGTTGCCAAAAGGTGTTCAAGTCATTGGTGGGATTTATGATGTTAAAACTGGAGAGCTTAAAAAGATTTAA